The following nucleotide sequence is from Cicer arietinum cultivar CDC Frontier isolate Library 1 chromosome 2, Cicar.CDCFrontier_v2.0, whole genome shotgun sequence.
atgatattttaattgcgagcatgagaagttgttgtaaaaaaaattattgaatatattttatcaaaagtttataaaaaaaaaaaaaaaaagttgttgtgGCAttggagtctattttaaatatatataatagatgatagattttaataattggaagtaactttttaaataatttttcagatattcgtattttatgattatttttaataaatttatgtattttctgtcaaatagaatatatatttttattttataaaatcttactaaaaaaatggattgacattaatgagtaatttaatttttaacgtataaaatcattaatcaccataaataaaataatataattgtaagattaaataaagaacatttatgtcgatatttatgagtgattaggtggtttttttattgaatttaatgNNNNNNNNNNNNNNNNNNNNNNNNNNNNNNNNNNNNNNNNNNNNNNNNNNNNNNNNNNNNNNNNNNNNNNNNNNNNNNNNNNNNNNNNNNNNNNNNNNNNNNNNNNNNNNNNNNNNNNNNNNNNNNNNNNNNNNNNNNNNNNNNNNNNNNNNNNNNNNNNNNNNNNNNNNNNNNNNNNNNNNNNNNNNNNNNNNNNNNNNNNNNNNNNNNNNNNNNNNNNNNNNNNNNNNtataaattattaccattggtaaatgactaataatattataaaataatattataaaatattttataaatttattataaaataacttataagataatttgataataatataaattataaattactatcatattgtaaaataatttataaattataaatttattataaataattgtaaaataattttataatttataaattattaccattggtaaatgactaataatattataaaataatttataaatttattataaaataacttataaaataatttgataataatataaattataaattattatcaaaatgtaaaataatttataaattataagtttattataaataattgtaaaatgattttataatttataaatttataaaataatattattattgagaggagaattgaaggagattaggcattgagagcatgattgagaggagagaaaagagaagaggtCTACATCAGCTAAAAGCTGATGtgggaaatatttgtataggtggatgaaatagaatgaaGTGGCATTCGGGAGTGAGGTGACATtcgggagtctgttttaaatatatataatagattatataaaatgaagaaatattatAGCTAATTGTATaactttaacaataaagaaatacataactattaaacaaatatattattagaagaacGACTTCAATGAAATCAAAAAGCTTGAATAAACTAAttccacatttaaatatatttggtatgaattgtattagtcaacaatattttactttttcttttgtactaaagcaaacataacttatatataattactCAAAATCTATGTCTTAAATATTCACAAACTTTTTTTGCCTATACTTTTTTCAACCACTCTTAAGTTTTTTGACcgtatcaaataattatttgaaaaattctaAGGCACACACGAAtgaattgtttcaatattttgaatttaacaaactatcactCACAAATGAgtattataatatatcacaaaacaCACAATATTATTTAGTGCATGCTTAGATGGACAATGAGATTGACAGAATTAAgataaacatataaaattgaaaacgtgaaaaaatacttaaaaaaatttataaatctaatattcaaaactaatataaattatataaaatgaacaaatattgtagctaaatgtataactttaacaataaagaaatacataattatttaataaatatattattagaagaaccaCTTCAATGTAATCAAAAACcttgaataaaccaattccacatttaaatatattttgcatgaATTGTATTAGTTAACAATTTTTGacttatttttttgtattaaagCAAATcaaacttatatataattattcaaaaatatatttacatttaaatacataaacacttgaatatattatactgaaaaacaaaattaacgttacttttaaattacatattattgcTATTTTACACTCAGTAATGTATTAAATTCTACCGCGCAACTCGCGGATTATAGTatctaatttctttttatttttgtgggaGAAAAATTGTGATAAGAATTTCAAAGACATATGCAAACCCATATCGACTATTCTTTGGTTGTCTTATTTAGAAGGTAATGTTaaaatgaacaatttttttaattaatttggttaTTTCTATCTTTTGTTCTGTTTGGGGGGTTTGtactaaaaaaaacttaaaattactATGTGTGGGTTCTTCCATTATTATGGTTTCTATCATTTGTTATAATTTGTTCTTCTATTGATGATTTGAGTTATTGTATTTCAGAAAAAGGTTGTTGTTTCTATCTACTATGGTGTGAAGAAACAAGTGACATTTATTCCTAAGGGTATTGGTATCGTTGAAAATATCAAGTAATGAAAATTGATGGCAAACTTATggccaagattgatcttgataaTAACACAAagacaacaataaaaaattatgaaagaaCACAATAAACTTATGTTGAAGCTTATGACCAAGTTGATGTGGTAAAGTgtgaacaagaagaagaaaatttatGACTTGTGTATGTAAAGGAATAATTTTCTAActttacataattaattttaaaaataacaaaataattctaATATTATTGAGCAAAAGTGGCAATGATTTTATTCATTCATCAATACTTAACACGGTTATTTTATTAGAATTGTCAGAGAAACTAATttgattaacaataaaaaaattatgactttGTAATGGACTAAGTTGATACATATTTACAAAGGCAAGAACGAAATTGAGTATttactcaattatttttatattaaaaaaagtctgttattatgatttttttaataaaagcaAAACAAAGTAGCTCATGTCGttcaaagaaaaataatgagtgataatatttaaacattaaaaaattggCACTTATTTAACACCTTATAACTATTGATGTGACCAAAAGAGaacaaaatatatagaaaaataacattcaaaacttataaaaatatggTGTACAGCGTAAAAAATATGTCCACATAACATTATTGAAACAATATTATACTTGCGACTTTCCAATTTTGGTTAGACAAGCAAACGTGAACTTGTTTTCGTtcctaaattttcaattttgtccCCAAATCATTAATCAACccttaattatatatttgtttgaaaaaagTTGAGAAAATTTTCATTAGGTACCACTccacaatcaaaataaaacaatattaccAAACAACCAACCCACTCATCcataaaaccaaaaattataGAAGCTCTCTTACTTCCACATATGCCATTGCTTGGAAAAAATCAAATTGACAAGGCTTAAATGCAAATAAGAGTGTGAAACGTTCTATGATCCATCAATACTAGAGATTTTTCATCCTTTTAAACAAGTTACTATACCAATTAGCAACATCTCTTTATGAAGACTTGATGGCAACATCTTTTCGCCATGGTATGCGAATTCGACAACAATGAACCAGGTTAGACTCCAGCAAGTACACTTTATATTAGTAATATCTAAGATGAATAACTTCATAGACAAACATAATACAAGACAAATATTCAAACATGAAGTAGTCCCAGAAGACTAAGGCTCAATTTAAGTAAGATCATCCTCCTCAAGTTCTTTGGCTTTCAGTTTTTCCTTCACCCTAagaaaaagtgttgttttcCAAGAATCCTGCATAATATTCATGCAAAAAGACATTGCTGATAATTAATTTGAGTAGAGATGTTTATGGAATGCAAAAGAGGAATTATTGGAACAAggagttttaattttaagtcaATAATTTAATACTCAGTTGAGAATAGTGACACATACAAAAGCACTGATAATAatttttcctttatttattttgcaatataaaaatagtagaaTTTGATGAGTTGTCGATATGTCATAAGTATCTTATCTATATAACCACTAAATATTTCATCATGATGTTTATTCTAGCATAAGAATATACATCTAAAAGCAGTCATGtctttttataatttagaaCTTACCAAAGGAGTCATGCTATCAAATTCCTTGACAGCTTCTGTAAACTTTCCAACATCTTCTTCATCAACTGCTGCAGCAACATCCTGGcaaatttgtttttcaaaagaaacaagtTAGGAATTCAGTTGGCGAAAATACTACTATGAACACAATAATAGAGTACACGCGTTAAATGTATAATTTACTGTgtcatcaaaatttaataaagaaaTTCCACAACAAGCAATATACCGCCAAAAGTCTATATTCACGTGTTCCTGAAAATGTTGGATCCAAATCCTGcaaaaaaacaaatacacaTCTAAATAATTTAGTAACTGGTGATATTCCAAGTCTGTAGATGTAGATTCTTGAAAGATATTAGACCTGATATTTCTCTAATGCATTGGTAATAGCAACAATATCCCCTTTACAAAGCTGGCAAATGCCAGCATTAAGAAGATGTCCTTTAACTCCATACTTCAACAAATTATTGCTAAGAGACTGGCGAGCTATCTCTTCATAAATTTCAATTGATTTCTGATATCtagagaataataaaaatagatgaaacaattaatattcaatatataCCATAAAGAGAAGGATATGATAAAGTTCCTTTCATAATAAACTATTGCTTTATTCGCCTTATTCTAGCTGTTACTGCTCTAATTTCACAAACATCATACACATCAACCTACGAATAAGACCAATCAGCAATGGACTAATGTGTTTTCTTAAAACCATATAAAATGGAAGTTTGTTTAGGATTATATATCAAACTAGTATGTTCTTTTACCTTAGCTTTCTATACATGGGAGGAGGTGGAGGAAAAAAGGTGCAAACCATAATAGAAGGTGACATACACAAAAATTAGCTTGCTAAACTAAAAAACACAGTAAGCAACCAGCATAGAATGAAATAAAACCTTGTCCAAACATAATTACTGAGGTCTTCTTAGtaatgaaaaagataaaataaacagAAAATAGAAAAATCTTACTGTTCTAGTTGAGCAGAATATTGAGCAACTTTTTGCTTGCACTGGTTTGCAGATGTTGTCACTTCCTCACTTTCATAAAAATCAGCTGATTTTTCATAGTAAACAAGGGCCTTCTCAATATTCTGTTCAGACTCACATAATTCAGCAATTTCCTGAGTAAACAAAAGCAAAAGCCAATTATGACATGTTTTATGTTTATGGCGATTCTTGTAAGAGGGCCTAAAAAGGATTGCCAAGAAGAAAAATACTATATATAATTGAGCCATGCAtttcaagaaataaaatttagattatcacactaaaacaaaaaaaaagtactgAAGTAGTAGTGATATATACCTTCAAATATCTAGCAGCCATAGAAATTCTTCCAATTTCACAGAAAATATTTACAGCATTGTCTAAGCAAGTTATCGCCTCTGCATTAAAAGAGAGTAAAGGAAGCTTAATATCGAACTGCTATTTCTTAATCATAATGAAAGTGATGTCATGCAAAAAAAAATGCTCCGTGGCTGTATAATGAATTTCACATTAAAAGTGGTGAACAAATAACCACTATAAATGAAAAAAGGCAGATGGATCTCAACTACAGTTATGCACACAGACAAAGCACATACCACGTAAATGTCAAGATAATGCTTGATGATGCGAAGAACAATTCATAATTTTTGCTTGAATGCTTCAATTTAGAAGGAAATTTGTACTTGtgctctctctctctttcattTTTTCTACCCCTTCATTTCTGTTTTGTCATGCTTGTTATATATTTGTACAATTCATCTCATACTTTAGCACAACTCTAATTTGATATCTGGTTAAAACCATATAAAGGTATGAAATGAACTCCTGCATAGAGCTCGATGCACCCTCTAATTTTAATATCTGGGTAACTAGTTCAGTAAAGTGCTATTTAAATAAGTGTTATTCATATAATAATCGTCAATGTTTaagttaatatataaataaagggAATATGGCTAAACTGTTTCCATATAAGTTGTAAGCCATAAAAGCTATACCGAAAAACTTATCGAAATAAGATGAACAGTTTATAGACATATCATAGCTTATTTCTAATCTCTCCCTAACACTTGCTAAACTGTTTATGTCATGAGAAGCTCAAATAAGTTGTAAATATGTTCTTCTAAACACATCCTGAATATATGAGGAAGCAAATAATctgattttgtgaaaaataaaaacttgaaaaacaatatagaaaattattttatataatctgATTGTGGACAAAGGCAAGTGATTTGGTGGATTATAGCTGATACATAGAAGTAAAATACTAAGACACTACCACCATCAATAACAGTAACCATAGTTCATTTACAAGTAAAAGAACATTGCTGGCTTgataatatttgatattatgaACTCCCATCCCATCACAGCATCTGTCTTATGCGTAAGAGCATGGAGAATGACCAATGCCAATAATTTTGGTTTTGTCTTTTCTCCTGAGATATGTAACAAGATTCTATGTGCATAGGATATCAACACAGTATGAAGTTGAGACATGTATTGATATTgcttaaaagattaaaaatagaATGACACAATTAGAACCCAAAAAACAATCCTAGTGTACATAACAACATACATACTGAAATACATACCATTTATACTGATTTTTTTATAGCAATGTGAAGCATCAACATAAGCTTGGGCGGCTTCATGTTTGCTTTCCAACTTGAATCACAAGACAACAAGGTTCGTGTCAGGGTTAAGAGAGAATTTGAAACAAAGTAACTCCAAAGAAAGCTAAATTTTGTTACCTTCAAATTGCAATTTGCCAACTTAATGTAGGTGGATCCTGCTTTGTCCCCTGAAACAGCATCACCACCAGGACCAACATCTATTTTAGCCTGATTTTACTACACCTAAAATGTTAACAACTAGAAAGcacataaaaaaacaataaaccaTACTCAACACAAATTTGATAATATGATAAATATCAGCATGACaatgacataaatataatttctaCCCAAAAACAGATGCAAgtaatataaaaacataaatatatgtttaagacacgaaaaaagtaaatattttaaagttagttgatataaattataatctatGAAACATTGACACAAACAATGAAAATGGAAACGACACTTACACTAACATAGCAATACACTGACACATagatacaaaaaataatttaagaaagtATAAATGATTGACACATGAGTGATGTCTCCATCTCGACCTCAGACACATTTTGGACATCATCCACATCTTTAATAGGTAAAGAGCCGTTTTGATTTTTAGATGTGTGAAGCGTTGTTACAATAGTATTTAATGTatcataattacaaaaatattcttaaatgtGTTCTATTAGCCATTTTGATCTTCGAATATGTCTTCTATTAGTTAATGTAGTtttcaaatatgttttttttaatcaatttgatccataaaattactaataaaagaaacattttaattatgtatttacaaccttaatatatataaagactaTAGTGAATACACCTTTCTTTATTTATCAAAGAACTATCATGTATATCGattgatataataatttaaaataacaagcATTGTGGTTAATTGCATGAATTGTAGGAGACGTAGGACACAAGCATTGTGATGAACAAgatgcaataaataaatgaaatgaaaGAATAACTGAAAAAGGTTACATGATTTGGCGAGCTTGTATGAATTAGCAGATTTATCAAAGAGCTCAGCAGCATCTTCAAATTTGGAACCAAACATGCCCCAACCACTCAGCTTTTTCTCAGCCTTATTCTCAAAATCTTCTGCCCTCGCTAATTGATCTCCCATGATTTCAACAAAATTCAATCGATCGATtcaatttttatgttttcatgCAAATTactttagatttatattttacaGAGATGGAAATGGTTACGTTATGCGGATAGGAAAAAAAGTGTTCACCACCAAACTGGAAAAACGTAAAGAATAAGAAAGATAAATTGTTTGTTTCCATTTCCGCTTTCCGCAACGTGTCTTCACTTGGCTCAAATTATTGGGCTGTTTGGGTATTCGGACATTCTATTGGACTAGCCCAATTACTCCGTACTAAGTACTAACAACTATCGTTTACAATTTTTGGTAGAAtcaaattgacaaaaaaaaaaaaattaggacaAACTTACAATAAGTGAAatatccaaaatatatttgaacaTATTTTAAGTGTTGTAGCAAGTTGAAccaaatgatttatattttgaaagaacaAATATTATCTCtcgttaaaaaaatattttcttaattttttttttaaaatacaaaataaaatataaaatattacatgaTTAACTTGACAATTTAACTctaaaatgttattaaaaagaaaaaaaaagatatatatatatatatataaaatatttgcaaaactatacaaaaattcaagaaaacaaTTCTTCAAATACAAAAGACTAGACCgattcattaaaaatcttattaGAAAAACTATGacgaaaaaaaaaagtacaataAATATGTACGAacatcattttaattaatattcaagaaaactaatcttatttttattgagAAATACTATGATTATGATTCTCTTATAGtagtaaatttaaattg
It contains:
- the LOC101492393 gene encoding alpha-soluble NSF attachment protein 2-like is translated as MGDQLARAEDFENKAEKKLSGWGMFGSKFEDAAELFDKSANSYKLAKSWDKAGSTYIKLANCNLKLESKHEAAQAYVDASHCYKKISINEAITCLDNAVNIFCEIGRISMAARYLKEIAELCESEQNIEKALVYYEKSADFYESEEVTTSANQCKQKVAQYSAQLEQYQKSIEIYEEIARQSLSNNLLKYGVKGHLLNAGICQLCKGDIVAITNALEKYQDLDPTFSGTREYRLLADVAAAVDEEDVGKFTEAVKEFDSMTPLDSWKTTLFLRVKEKLKAKELEEDDLT